In Nilaparvata lugens isolate BPH chromosome 5, ASM1435652v1, whole genome shotgun sequence, the following proteins share a genomic window:
- the LOC120351326 gene encoding uncharacterized protein LOC120351326, translated as MKRRLPPEFHANRRRRIEEQTLSLEAPSSSQADSVSADSISVSTENFQPSATSTPKGKKRRPHKRKVPVHLMKWRLQQKKSKGEEKSGPSISSSTLESNLKNSVLDGTSDFATIVPPIPSIGL; from the exons ATGAAAAGGCGGCTACCACCAGAATTTCATGCCAACAGACGTAGAAG gATTGAAGAACAAACCTTATCGCTCGAAGCGCCTTCATCTTCCCAGGCTGACAGTGTTTCAGCAGATTCCATTTCTGTATCCACTGAGAACTTTCAACCCAG TGCAACATCAACTCCTaaaggaaagaagagaagaCCACACAAAAGAAAAGTACCAGTGCATTTGATGAAATGGAGATTACAGCAAAA GAAATctaaaggagaagaaaaatctgGGCCATCAATATCTTCTTCCACCTTAGAGTCAAATCTAAAAAACAGCGTCCTTGATGGCACCTCTGATTTTGCTACAATTGTGCCACCAATCCCCTCAATTGGTCTATAA